The proteins below come from a single Anguilla rostrata isolate EN2019 chromosome 3, ASM1855537v3, whole genome shotgun sequence genomic window:
- the npy7r gene encoding neuropeptide Y receptor Y7, which yields MGPSDASNCSEEATPIRRETSSWPQGNLGDDVTDMHKPSFASDFTKQLGVQVALIIAYSLIILLGLVGNSLVIHMIVCYRNMRTVTNFFIANLALADLMVDSLCLPFTLVYTLLDEWKFGAVLCHLVPYAQALSVHVSILTLTVIALERHRCIVFHMGQRLSRKASFIIIAVTWAAAAVLAGPLAIFREYRHVEIPAINLRIAVCSEKWPHATNRDGIIYSLSMLLLQYVLPLGVISYAYARIWVKLKNHVSPCSRSDSLHRRRKTTKMLALVVVVFAVCWLPFHAFQLASDLDLVLKLKEYKLLYTLFHIVAMCSTFANPLLYGWMNKNYRNGFIMFFRCEHKPDTIHPEGSFRTRSLRTLHLNGHAAGHPRTAV from the coding sequence ATGGGCCCTTCAGATGCCTCCAATTGCTCAGAGGAAGCCACGCCCATCAGGAGGGAGACATCCAGCTGGCCCCAGGGAAATCTTGGCGATGACGTCACGGACATGCACAAGCCCAGCTTTGCCAGCGACTTCACCAAGCAGCTGGGGGTGCAGGTGGCGCTGATCATAGCCTACTCTTTGATCATCCTCCTGGGGCTGGTGGGCAACTCGCTGGTCATCCACATGATCGTGTGCTACCGCAACATGCGCACCGTCACCAACTTCTTCATCGCCAACCTGGCGCTGGCCGACCTGATGGTGGACAGCCTGTGCCTGCCCTTCACGCTGGTGTACACCCTGCTGGACGAGTGGAAGTTCGGGGCGGTGCTGTGCCACCTGGTGCCCTACGCCCAGGCCCTGAGCGTGCACGTGTCCATCCTCACGCTGACCGTCATCGCCCTGGAGCGCCACCGCTGCATCGTCTTCCACATGGGCCAGCGGCTCTCGCGGAAGGCCAGCTTCATCATCATCGCCGTCACctgggccgccgccgccgtcctgGCGGGCCCGCTGGCCATCTTCCGGGAGTACCGCCACGTGGAGATCCCCGCCATCAACCTGCGCATCGCCGTCTGCTCCGAGAAGTGGCCGCACGCCACCAACCGCGACGGCATCATCTACAGCCTGTCCATGCTGCTGCTCCAGTACGTGCTCCCGCTGGGCGTCATCAGCTACGCCTACGCCCGCATCTGGGTCAAGCTCAAGAACCACGTCAGCCCGTGCAGCCGCAGCGACAGCCTCCACCGCCGCCGGAAGACCACCAAGATGCTGgcgctggtggtggtggtgttcgCCGTCTGCTGGCTGCCCTTCCACGCCTTCCAGCTAGCCAGCGACCTGGACCTGGTGCTGAAGCTGAAGGAGTACAAGCTGCTGTACACGCTCTTCCACATCGTGGCCATGTGCTCCACCTTCGCCAACCCGCTGCTCTACGGCTGGATGAACAAGAACTACAGGAACGGCTTCATCATGTTCTTCCGCTGCGAGCACAAGCCCGACACCATCCACCCCGAGGGGTCCTTCCGGACCCGCTCGCTCCGCACCCTCCACCTCAACGGCCACGCCGCCGGCCACCCCCGGACCGCGGTCTGA